TCGATTGCAACGGGCCGATGAAATGCCATTCGAGCGTGGCGCGCAGATCGGCGAGCGCCTCGATCTTGGTGAGGGCTTCCTGCACATAGTTTTCACCGAACGCGCGCTGGCCGGCGTGGTAGGCGGCGCGCACGTCTTCGGCGGGGAAGGTTTTGGAGACCGCGAGCAGATGGACCGAACGCGTATCGCGTCCGGCCACGTGCGCGGCCATGGCGATGCGCTGCTGCACCGCCTCGAGGTTGTGAATCAGATCGGGCATGACGGAACCGGAAGTCCAGCGAAAGTCGATTACCGGATTATACGGACAGCATGTGCTCGACCAGTTCGATCCAGTGCGCGACCGGTGTCGATGTGCCGCTTTGCAGATGCGCAATGCAGCCGACGTTCGCCGACACGATCACCTGCGGCTCCTGCGCCTGCAGCCGATCGAGCTTCTGATCGCGCAGCGCGTACGAGAGCTTGGGCTGCGTCAGCGAGTAGGTGCCGGCCGAGCCGCAGCACAGATGACTGTCGGCGGGCAGACGCACTTCGACGCCCAGCGCGGTCAGCAGATGCTCGACCTTGCCGCGAATCTGCTGGCCATGCTGCAACGTACAGGGCGGATGAAACGCCACCGTGTGAACCGAGCGGCGGCGCGTGACCGAGACCAATGCTTCTTCGAACTCCGGCAGGATCTCCGCGACGTCGCGCGTCAGTTCCACCACGCGCCGCGCCTTCTCCGCATACGCCGGATCGTGGCGCAACAGGTGCGCGTATTCCTTGACCGTCGCGCCGCAGCCGGACGCGTTCATCACGATCGCCTCCACGCCTTGTTCGATGTACGGCCACCATGCGTCGATGTTGGCGCGCAGGTCGTCGAGCGCGTCGTCGTTGTAGCCCAGATGCAGACGGATCGCGCCGCAGCAGCCGGCATCCGGCGCGATCAGCGTTTCCATGCCGAGCGCGTCGAATACGCGCGCGGTGGCGATGTTGACGTTCGGCATCATCGACGGTTGCACGCAACCCGCCAACATCAGCATCTTGCGCGGATGTTTCGCCGTTGGCCATTCGAGCGGACGTTGCCGCGCGGGTACTTTGTCGCGCAGTTTCTTGGGCAGCAACGGACGAAAATGCTGGCCGATGCGCATGGTCGGCGTGAACAGCGCGCTGTTCGGCACAAAGCTCGCGAGCACCCGGCGCACCAGCCGTTGACTGAACGGGCGCGTGACTTTTTCTTCGGTGAGCTTGCGGCCGATTTCCACCAGCCGGCCATATTGCACGCCGGATGGGCAGGTCGATTCGCAACTGCGGCAGGTCAGGCACCGGTCGAGATGGACCTGCGTGCTGCGCGTGACCGGCGCGCCTTCGACCATCTGCTTGATCAGATAGATCCGTCCGCGTGGGCCGTCGAGTTCGTCGCCGAGTATCTGATAGGTCGGGCAGGTGGCCGTGCAGAAACCGCAATGCACGCAATTACGCAGGATGCCGTCGGCTTCGTCGCCATCGGGCGTGTTGCGAATGAAGTCCGCGAGGTTGGTTTGCATCGCGTCGCTCAGAAGTCGGGGTAGAGACGGCCGCGATTGAAGATGCGGGCCGGGTCGAAGGCGGTTTTCAGGCCGCGATGGATTTTCATCAGCGGCGCGGGAAGCGGCGTGAACACGCCGGCTCCGCGGTCGTAGCCGTGACCGGTGCGGAAGATCGTGGCGTGGCCGCCGGCCTGCTTGGCGCTGATGCGCACGGTCTGCGCATCGGTGTCGGTGATCCACCAGCGCTGGCCGCCGCCCCATTCCATGAGCTGCGCGCCGGGCAGTTGCAGCGGCTCCGTAATCGATGGCAATGCGAGGCGCCACAGTGCGGCCCGCGGCGGAATGGCCGCGAAGAACGAGTCGGTCTGTTCGCGCACGCCGCCCCAGAAGCGCTCGGCTTCGACCGCATCGACTACTTCGCCGCCGAGCGCCGTCTTTGCCGACTTGACCGCCGCCTCGGCGCCGGCAAGGCGCAAGACCAGCGTGCCGTGACGCCACGCACTCGCGGTAATCGGCAACGGCCGGCCGCCCCATTCGTTGAGCTTACGGACCGCGTCGGTGCCGTTCATATCGAACTTGAGCGTGGCTTCGGCCTGCGGCAACGGCAGCACCTTGATCGACAGTTCCAGGATCAGTCCTAGCGTGCCGAGCGAGCCTGCCATCAGGCGCGAGACGTCATAGCCGGCGACGTTCTTCACCACCTGGCCGCCGAAATGCAGCTTCTGGCCCTGGCCGTTCATGATCACGGCGCCGAGCACGAAGTCGCGCGCCGCGCCGGCCGACGGGCGGCGCGGACCGGCGATGCCCGCCGCGATGCAGCCGCCGAAGGTGGCCTGCGGCCCGAAGTGCGGCGGCTCGAAAGCGAGCATCTGATGATGGTCTGCGAGCACGGCCTCGATCTCCAGCAGGGGCGTGCCCGCGCGCGCGGTGATGACCAGCTCCGCCGGATCGTACGCGATGATGCCGCGATAAGCGCGCGTGTCGAGGATGTCACCTTCCAGCGTCTGACCGTACCAGTCTTTGGTCCCGCCGCCACGGATGCGCAACGTGCGCCCCTCGGCGCTGGCCGAACGCACATGTTCCGACCACACGGCGACGATGTCGTCCTCTTCCATGGTGTCCTGCTTCGTTATGTTTCGTTTGATTGTACCGGGCGGGGGCCCGCTGGCAACCAGGAGCGGACCCGCATCGGGTAATCAGGGTGAGAGCAGGAAAAACGGCGCCCACGCAGGCTATGCGCGATGCGTCGGCGGGCAGCACAGTGTTAAAAACGCGGCAGGTCCGGATGCGGCAGCAAGCCGCCGCGTACGTGCATCTTGCCGTATTCGGCGCAGCGCGCTCGCGTGGGAATTCCTTTGTCGGGGTTGAGGAGGCCAGGTGCGTCGAAAGCCCGCTTGACCGCGTGGAACGTATCGCGTTCTTCCGGCGAAAACTGCACGCACATCGAATTGATCTTCTCGATGCCGACGCCATGCTCACCGGTCACCGTGCCGCCCAGTTCGACGCACGCTTCGAGAATGTCGCAACCGAACGCTTCGGCCCGGTGCCACTCGTCCTGGTCGTTGCCGTTGAACAGGATCAGCGGATGCATGTTGCCGTCGCCCGCATGGAAGACGTTGATGCAGCGCAGGTTGTAGGTCTTCTCCATCACCTCGATGCGCGCCAGCAGAGGCCCGATACTGCGGCGTGGCACCGTGCCGTCCATGCAGTAATAGTCGGGTGAAATGCGCCCGGCGGCCGGGAACGCATTCTTGCGCCCCGACCAGAAGCGCAGCCGTTCGTTCTCCGAGCGGGAAATCTGGATGCGGGTGGCGCCCTGTTCGCGCAGCACCGCGGTCATGCGCACGATTTCATCCGCGACTTCTTCGGGCGTGCCGTCCGATTCGCACAGCAGGATCGCCGCCGCGTCGAGATCGTAGCCCGCGTGGACGAATTCCTCGACGGCGCGCGTGGCCGGCTTGTCCATCATCTCCAGGCCCGCCGGAATGATGCCCGCCGCAATGATGCCGGCGACCGCGTCGCCGCCTTTCACGACGTCGTCGAAACTGGCCATGATGACCTGCGCCGTTTGCGGTTTCGGGATCAGCTTGACCGTGACTTCGGTGACGATCGCGAACATGCCTTCGCTGCCGATCAGCACGGCCAGCAGATCGAGGCCGGGCGCGTCGGGGGCGAGCGAGCCGAACTCGACGATGTCGCCTTCCATGGTGACAGCGCGCACGCGCAACACGTTATGCACCGTGAGCCCGTATTTGAGGCAGTGGACGCCGCCGGAATTCTCCGACACATTGCCGCCGATCGTGCAGGCGATCTGCGACGACGGGTCCGGCGCGTAATACAACCCGTAAGGTGCGGCGGCTTCGGAGATCGACAGATTGCGCACACCCGGTTGCACCGTCGCGGTCCGCGCGTACGAATCGACTTCGACGATCTTGCGGAAGCGCGCGAGCGAAACCACCACGCCGTGACGGATCGGCATGGCGCCGCCGGACAGCCCGGTGCCCGCGCCGCGCGGCACGATCGGCACGTCGAGGCGGTGGCAGATCTGCACGATGCGCTGCACCTGCGATTCCGTCTCCGGCAACGCGACCGCAAGCGGCAGACGCCGGTAGGCCGCGAGCCCGTCGCATTCATAGGCGACGGTGTCTTCTTCGCGAAACAGCAAACAATGGGTCGGCAATACGGCCATCAACGCCTGCACGACTTCGCGCTGGCGCTGGGCGAGTACTTCGGCCGTCAGTTCAGCGGGTGCGTTCATGTGACTTGTCTCCTCGTGCCTTTCAAGTCCAACGCGGCTGGCTCTCTCATGCAGCCGCGCCTGAATACGCCTCATGCTGCCCAGGTGAAAATTTTTCCCGGGTTCATCAGATTGTGCGGATCGAGCGCGTGCTTGATGGAGCGCATGGTGTCGACCGCGACTTCACCGTGCTCTTCGAGCAGGAAGCCCATCTTGTGCAGGCCGACGCCATGCTCGCCCGTGCAGGTGCCGTCCATGCGCAGCGCGCGTTGCACGATGCGATGGTTCAGACGCTCGGCTTCGACGAGTTCTTCCGGCTTGTCGGGATCGATCAGGATCGCGACGTGGAAGTTGCCGTCGCCCACATGGCCGACGATCGGGCAGGGCAGCGGCGACGCTTTCAGATCCTGTTCCGTTTCCTCCACGCATTCCGCGAGACGCGAGATCGGCACGCAGACATCGGTCGTAACCGCGCGGCAGCCTGGCTTCAGTTGCAGCATCGCGAAGTAGGCGTTGTGACGCGCGTTCCACAGCCGGCTGCGGTCTTCCGGACGGGTTGCCCATTCGAAGCCTTCGCCGGCGTTCTGCGCGGCGATGTCCTGGACCAGTTCGGCTTGCTCTTTCACGCCGGCCTCGGTGCCGTGGAATTCGAAGAACAGCGTGGGCGCTTCACGCAGCGTCAGATTCGAATGCCGATTGATCGAGCGGATGGCGAGCGAGTCGACGAACTCGACGCGCGCGATCGGCACGCCGATCTGGATCGTTTCGATGACCGCGCGCACCGCATCGCCCATGGACGGGAACGCGCACACCGCCGCGGACACCGCTTCGGGTTGCGGATACAGGCGCACGGTGATTTCCGTGATCACGCCGAGCGTGCCTTCCGAGCCGACGAACAGGCGCGTGAGGTCGTAACCCGCGGACGATTTGCGAGCGCGCGTACCGGTTTTGGTCACGCGGCCGTCGGCCAGCACCACGGTCAGCCCAAGCACGTTCTCGCGCATCGTGCCGTAGCGCACGGCGTTGGTGCCCGAGGCGCGCGTGGCCGACATGCCGCCGATGCTCGCGTCCGCGCCCGGGTCGATCGGGAAGAACAGGCCTGTGTCGCGCAATGCCTCGTTCAACTGCTTGCGCGAGATGCCGGGCTCGACGGTGACAGTCAAGTCCTCGGCGTTGATCGACAACACCCGGTTCATTCCCGACAGATCGATCGAGACGCCGCCCTGCACCGCGAGCAGATGCCCTTCAAGCGACGAGCCGTTGCCGTAAGGGATGATCGGCACGTTGTACTGGCCGCACAGTTTGATGACGGTTTGCACGTCTTCGGTTGTGTGCGCGAACACAACGGCGTCAGGCAGCTGCGGGTCGAACGGCGATTCGTCGCGGCCATGATGGGTGCGCACGGCTTCGGATACGGACACGCGATCGGCAAAGACGGCTTTGAGCGCGTTCAGCAACTCGGCGGGAAACGGTCGGCGCAGCGGGGCCGGCGGCACGGGATGATTCACGCATGTCTCCTGGTATTTGGGGCGGTGCTGGTTTGCAGTATGTGTTTCATTTTACGCCGATCGCCCGTGGGCCGGCGTTGCAGCCGGCCAGCGCTTCTATAATGGCGGCGACTTCACGATGCGCGCAATATGGATAAACGCGGTGCTTTGATAGACCGCTTCGGGCCATGGCGGACTGCGCGGCGCGGCGCATCGTCACTGAATGCATGGGAGACATGATGGGCAACCGCTTGAGCAAGATCGCCACCCGCACGGGCGACGACGGCACCACCGGTCTCGGTGATGGTAGCCGTGTGCGCAAAGACAGCGCGCGCGTAGCCGCGATCGGCGACGTGGACGAACTCAACTCGAGCCTCGGCGTGCTGCTGAGTGAAACTTTGCCGGACAAGGTGCGAGTAGCGCTTGTAGCGATCCAGCATGATCTGTTCGACCTTGGCGGCGAGCTGTGCATTCCCGGCCACACGATGATTACCGACCGGCATCTCGCCCAACTCGACGACTGGCTTGCTGACTACAACGCGGCTTTGCCGCCGCTGAAGGAGTTCATTCTGCCCGGCGGCTCGCGCGCGGCCTCGCTCGCGCATGTGTGCCGCACCGTGTGCCGCCGGGCGGAACGGGCGATTGTTGCGTTGGGTGAGCACGAGACCATCAACGCCGCGCCGCGTCAGTATGTGAACCGGCTTTCCGATCTGCTGTTCGTACTCGCGCGCGTGCTCAATCGTGCGGACGGCGGCACCGACGTGCTGTGGCAACACGAGCGCAACGGTGGCTAAAGACCTGCCGTGGCAATACGCGTATGACCGCGTGATGACGCATGCAGCGTCACGCGCATTGACGAGCCCGGCACGTTAGCCGACCGCCAGCGTGACCGGCTTGCCGATCCGGCTCATCATTTCCACCAGCGTGTCGATGGTGAACTTGGTCGTCTTCTTGTTGACCACGTCGGACACGCGCGGGCGCGACACCATCAGAATCTCGGCTGCCTCGGCCTGCTTCAGATCATGCTGTTCGATCCACGTGGACAGTTCCGTCATGAGCTGTTCCTTGAGCAGCCGCGTGTCGTTGATCTGCTTTTGCGACGCGGCGTGCAGGCGTTTCGCCTCTTCAGCGGAAAAGCCGAGTTCGAGGAACAGATTGGCGCCAGGCCTGGTTACGTGACGAATTTTGGTGTCGGTCGTCATTTGTTAAGTTTTCCTATCGTTAATGGTGGCGCGGCCGATGGTGCAACCCGATGGCGCGATACCGCGTTTCGGCAATCTTCCTGTCGTGCGGACTCAGTTTTTGCGTTTTCTTCTGGAAGCAATGCAGCACATACAGTGCTTCCACGAACTTGGTCACATACATAACGCGAAAAATGCCGTCTGCTTCCTTGATGCGAATCTCGCGGGTTCCAGGGCCGATCGAGTCAAACGGTTTCCAGTCGTCAGGGTCGAGACCTGCCTGAATCTTGCCGAGTTGAAACCCCGCTCGACGACGCATCTCTTCGGGAAAGGCGAGTAAATCGTGATAGCTGGAGCCTAGCCAGCGAATTCCTTTTTCCTGCTCCATAATCACCTTTCATGTACAAAATCTTATACGCAACATTCATCCCGGTCAAGTCGCATTCGACCCGGCCATGAGTTGTTACGGTACAGAGGCGGTTAAAGGAGCACCATTCGTCCGTTCGGCTAACAAAAAGCCCGGCTCATCGAGCCGGGCTTTTCCGTGCATCCGCTGCTGCAATCAGCGTGGCTTCAGTTGCCGCTGCCGCGCGCCACACGGCGTTGCTTGACCGCGTCGGCGAGGCCTTCGAGCACGGCGATGCTCTCATCCCAACCGATGCACGCGTCGGTGATGCTCTGGCCGTACGTCAGCTCGCAGCCTTCCTGCAGATCCTGGCGGCCGGCCACCAGATGCGATTCCACCATCACGCCGACAATCCGTTCGTCGCCCGAAGCAATCTGGCGGCCGATATCCGCGCACACCGGAATCTGATTCTCGTGCTTCTTCGAGCTGTTCGCATGGCTCGCGTCGATCATCAGACGCGCGGCGAGACCCGCCTTGCCGATGTCCGCGCACGCGGCATTGACGCTGTCCGCGTCGTAGTTCGGCGTCTTGCCGCCACGCAGGATGATGTGGCAGTCCTCATTGCCCGCGGTCGAGACGATCGCCGAGTGGCCGCCCTTGGTGACCGACAGGAAATGGTGCGGCTGCGAAGCGGCCTTGATCGCGTCGACGGCGATCTTGACGTTGCCGTCCGTGCCGTTCTTGAAGCCGACCGGGCACGACAGGCCCGAAGCCAGTTCGCGGTGCACCTGCGATTCGGTGGTCCGCGCGCCGATCGCACCCCACGAGATCAGATCGGCGATGTACTGCGGGCTGATCATGTCGAGGTATTCGGTGCCGGCCGGCAGGCCGAGTTCGTTGATGCGCAACAGCAGTTCGCGCGCGGTGCGCAGGCCGTCGTTGATCTTGAAGCTGTTGTCCATGTGCGGGTCATTGATGAGACCCTTCCAGCCGACCGTCGTGCGCGGCTTTTCGAAGTACACGCGCATCACGATTTCGAGTTCGCCGGCGAAGCGCTTGCGCTGCTCGATCAGACGCCCCGCGTATTCCATCGCCGCCTTCGTGTCGTGAATCGAGCACGGTCCGATGATCACGATCAAGCGGTCTTCCATGCCGTGCAGAATGCGATGCATCGCGGTGCGCGAGTTGTAGATCACGTCGGACACCCTTTCGTCGCAAGCGAATTCGCGGATCAGGTGAGCGGGCGGCGTGAGTTCTTTCAATTCGCGGATGCGGACATCGTCGGTGTTGTGCGGGGGCATGTTGTTCTCCAATCGGTTCGTAGCGTGTTCGCGCGGGCAATCAGGGTTGCGATGAAGCAGCGATGCCGGAGCGGACGACCATCAAAAGTAAAGTTTCAAAGGCATGAGGCGAAAAAAAACCGCCAGGCTAGCTGGCGGTTTTTCGGGAATTCTCGGTGTCCTGCGTGCACTAACACCCCTCTCGATCCGCCAGCGGTCTGAGATGCCAAAAAAAGTAAAAATAAAACTTGGCGGACATGACGAATAAGGTCGCAGGTCAAAAAGGGTGAGTGACTTTATAACCCGGGCAGGCGGCGCTTGCAAGCTGCGGGGTGCAAAAATGCGGAAAATCCGCATACTTCGCGCGATGTATGCACGAAGTATGCGTTTGCTGCCCAATCAGGCCGTACCGCCGACCGTCATCTTCTCGATGCGCAACGTAGGTTGACCGACGCCCACCGGCACGCTCTGGCCTTCCTTGCCGCACACGCCGACGCCCGAATCGAGCTTCATGTCGTTGCCGATCATGGTGACGTACTTGAGCGATTCCGGGCCGCTGCCGATCAGCGTCGCGCCCTTCACCGGGTACGTGACCTTGCCGTTTTCGATCATGTACGCCTCGGAAGCCGAGAACACGAACTTACCGTTGGTGATGTCGACCTGGCCGCCGCCGAAGTTCACGGCATACAGCCCGTTCTTCACGGAGGCGAGGATTTCCTGCGGGTCCTTGTCGCCATTGAGCATGTACGTATTGGTCATGCGCGGCATGGGCAGCGCCGCGTACGACTCACGGCGTGCATTGCCCGTGACCGGCATCTTCATCAGACGCGCGTTCAGCGTGTCCTGAATATAGCCCTTCAGAATGCCGTCTTCGATCAGCGTGGTGCACTGGGTCGGATTGCCTTCGTCGTCGATATTGAGCGACCCGCGGCGATTCGGCAGCGTGCCGTCGTCCACTACGGTGACGCCCTTGGCGGCGACCTGCTCGCCGATGCGCCCCGCGAATGCCGACGAACCCTTGCGGTTGAAGTCGCCTTCCAGACCGTGGCCGATCGCTTCGTGCAGCAGCACGCCGGGCCAGCCCGGTCCGAGCACGACGGTCATCGCGCCGGCCGGTGCCGGACGAGCGTCGAGGTTGACCAGTGCCGCATGCACGGCGTCGTCGACATAGCCTGACAGTATGTCGTCAGTGAAATAGCCGTAGTCGAAGCGGCCACCGCCGCCGCCGCTACCGATTTCGCGGCGGCCGTTCTGCTCGGCGATCACCGTGACCGACACGCGCACCAGCGGGCGAATATCGGCCGCGAAGCCGCCGTCGCTGCGCGCGACCAGCACCACGTCGTATTCACCGGCGAGGCCTGCCATGACTTGCTGGATACGCGGATCGCGACCACGCGCCATCTTTTCGATGCGCTCGAGCAGCTTGACCTTGGCAGTCGCGTCGAGCGAATGCAGCGGATCGGACGGCAGATACAGATCACGCCCGGCGATGCCGGTCAGCGACGACGCCACCTTGATCTTCTGCTTGCCGCCACCAGCCTTGCCGATGGCGCGCGTGGCGATGGCCGCCTGGCGGATGGCTTCGGGCGATAGATCGTCCGAGTAGGCGAAAGCCGTGCGGTCGCCCGACACGGCGCGCACGCCGACGCCCTGATCGATACTGAAGCTGCCCGATTTCACGATCCCTTCTTCGAGACTCCATGCTTCGCTGCGCGTGTACTGAAAATACAGGTCCGCGTAATCGATCTTGTGCGTGAAGATTTCGGCGAGCGTGCGGGTGAGCAGGGCTTCGTCGAGACCGTAGGGCGTCAGGAGGATGTCCTTGGCGGTGGCGAGATTACGGATACCGGGTTCGATGATGTTCATGCGAAGTATGTTCTGCTCGATACGAAGGATTCGGTTAGCGCCTCTGTCACACACTATATGAGTCGGAAGCGCCGCAGTTTCAATGTCACGCGACGGGGTTGATCAACTGAGCACACGATGACGCCAGGCGGGCAGACTCTGTCGCACTTCGTCGATGCGCGCACGCTCGAGATTGCCGGCGACCACGCCTGCGCCTTCGTCGCGCACCGCGACGATTTCGCCCCACGGGTCGATCAGCATGCTGTGGCCCCACGTCCGGCGGCCGTTTTCATGTTTGCCGCCTTGCGCCGCGGCCAGCACGTAACACTGGTTTTCGACCGCCCGGGCGCGCAGCAGCATTTCCCAATGCGCGCGGCCGGTCGTGTAAGTGAACGCCGACGGCACCACGATCAGCGCGCAGTCGCCCATGCGCCGGTACAGCTCCGGAAAGCGCAGATCGTAGCAGACGGACAACCCGACGCGGCCGAACGGCGCCTCGAAGGTGCGGACCTCGCCGCCGGGGCAGATGGTGCGCGCCTCGTCGAACGATTCCTCGCCTTTTTCGAAGTTGAACAGATGGATCTTGTCGTAGCGCGCGGCCTCGTTGCCCTGCGGGTCGAACACCAGCGTCGTGTTCAGCACGCGCGAGGCTTCGGGCGACATCAACGGCAGCGTGCCGCCGATTATCCAGACTTGGTGGCGGCGCGCGGCGTCGGCGAGAAAGCGCTGGATCGGACCGTCCCGATAGGGTTCGCGCACGGCAAGCTTGTCCGTGTCCTTGAAGCCCATGAAGCAGAAGTACTCAGGCAGCAGGACGAGTTGCGCGCCGTCGGAGGCGGCTTTGGCGATCAGGCGCCCGGCCTCGGCCAGATTGCGCTCGCGATCCGGTGTGCTCACCATTTGCAGCGCGGCGACACGGAAGGCACTTTCCAGAGAACCGCTGGAGACGGTTAAAGAGACGTGTGTTTCGCTCATGAGCGTTTCGAAAAACTCCCGGCAAGGCGGCGGCGCGAACCGCTGGCGCCGCATACGTCATTCAAGGCTGGCTAGGGCCGCCGGCGCGCCACGGCGCCTGTCCGACTAAACAAAGGGCCGATACAGGCTCAGTTCGCTTCCACGGTCGAAGCCGGAGCGTCCATCTTACCGCGATCGCTGTGCACCCGCTCAACGTGCGGTTTCGACCACGAACCGGTGATCGCGTAGTCCCGCGCAAACGCGTGCGAGACTGTCTGGCTAAAGGCCACATCGGCCACCAGCGCACCCAGCCCGAGCAGCGGATTGATGACCGTCGCGGCAATCACGCCGGCACCTGCGCTGATCGTGGGCACGACTCGCACGCGCAGATCCTGGGTTTCCTGCGCGAGGTCGACCGAGCCCTTCATCTCGGCGCGCGCCGGCGCGGTAACCATTTCGAAGTTCTCGGTGCGCCCAATGCCGTTGTGAATCTGCGCGGTGCCGGTGACGTGTTCGAACGGCAGGCCCTCGCCGATCACGTCGCGGAAGTTCAGCGTGGCGAAGCGCGCGAGGCTTTGCAGGCTGAGCACGCCCAGCAGCTTGGCGACGCCTGGATCGACCTTGAGAATCTGGCCGTGACGCAGATCGACGGCCAGATTGCCGTTGAAGGTCGGATAGTCGATCTTGGTCGGACCGCCTTGCCACACCACCTTGCCCGACAGCGAGCCGGCGCCCGCCTTGAGCGTGCGCGGCTGACCGAAGCGCTCCAGCAGCGCGCCGGCGTCCTTGATGTCGAGCTTGAAATCGAACACGGTGCGGCGCGGCGTGGCTTCGTCGGCGCTGTTGCCGAGTTCGGTGGAGGTGCGCCAGTTGGCGGTGGCCGTCAGCGTGGCGGCGGGGTTGGTGATGTCGAGCTTGTCGAGTTGCCAGACCGGCACGCCGTCTTCGTCGAAATTGTGCGCGTCGACTTCGAGCCGGCCGACGTTGCGGTCGCGGAAGATCAGTTCGTTGACCACCAGATCGATGGACGGCATGTTCTGCGCCGGCGCCGACATCGCCTGGCCAAGCAGATCCTTGTCGGTGGCCGACGGAATCACCACGCGGGCAAAGCGCGCCTGCAGCGTGCCGGGCGACCCTTTCGTCGCGCCCGGCAGCCACGACACGTGGCCCGACACCTGGTTCGAGGCGATGTTCGCCTGCCACGTGCGGTCCGCATGCGACGCGCCGACGATCACGCTGTCCCAGTGGCGCTTGAGCAGCGTCAGCGTGCCGATGTGCAGCGCGAAGCGGCTCGGCAGGAATTGTGTGACGGTCGGGTTCGGCGGGACCGGCGTCGCCGCGGCGGGGGCGGGCGCTTCTTTACTGCGCATCTGTGTGATCAGCGCGCGCCACGCGTCCGCATCGAATGTGTCTAGATCGACGGCGGCGATCACGCCTTCGGACGGCAGGTCGGCGGGCTTGTTCACGCCGACCGCGCCGCGCACAACAGCCGGCGCCGTTTTCGGCCGGTAGCGCAGCAGATAGGTGGCGGCGATCGGGCCCAAGGTGAGATCGGCGCGTTCTAGTCCGGTTTCGCCCGACGCGGCGGCCGGGCTGACGGCGAAGCGCAACGGCATCGGCGTGCCGACT
The nucleotide sequence above comes from Paraburkholderia aromaticivorans. Encoded proteins:
- a CDS encoding carbon-nitrogen hydrolase family protein, producing MSETHVSLTVSSGSLESAFRVAALQMVSTPDRERNLAEAGRLIAKAASDGAQLVLLPEYFCFMGFKDTDKLAVREPYRDGPIQRFLADAARRHQVWIIGGTLPLMSPEASRVLNTTLVFDPQGNEAARYDKIHLFNFEKGEESFDEARTICPGGEVRTFEAPFGRVGLSVCYDLRFPELYRRMGDCALIVVPSAFTYTTGRAHWEMLLRARAVENQCYVLAAAQGGKHENGRRTWGHSMLIDPWGEIVAVRDEGAGVVAGNLERARIDEVRQSLPAWRHRVLS
- the tldD gene encoding metalloprotease TldD, with product MNIIEPGIRNLATAKDILLTPYGLDEALLTRTLAEIFTHKIDYADLYFQYTRSEAWSLEEGIVKSGSFSIDQGVGVRAVSGDRTAFAYSDDLSPEAIRQAAIATRAIGKAGGGKQKIKVASSLTGIAGRDLYLPSDPLHSLDATAKVKLLERIEKMARGRDPRIQQVMAGLAGEYDVVLVARSDGGFAADIRPLVRVSVTVIAEQNGRREIGSGGGGGRFDYGYFTDDILSGYVDDAVHAALVNLDARPAPAGAMTVVLGPGWPGVLLHEAIGHGLEGDFNRKGSSAFAGRIGEQVAAKGVTVVDDGTLPNRRGSLNIDDEGNPTQCTTLIEDGILKGYIQDTLNARLMKMPVTGNARRESYAALPMPRMTNTYMLNGDKDPQEILASVKNGLYAVNFGGGQVDITNGKFVFSASEAYMIENGKVTYPVKGATLIGSGPESLKYVTMIGNDMKLDSGVGVCGKEGQSVPVGVGQPTLRIEKMTVGGTA